The Helianthus annuus cultivar XRQ/B chromosome 11, HanXRQr2.0-SUNRISE, whole genome shotgun sequence region GTGAACTTTTTCTCTAACGGTAgtggaacctgatgatattctgaaccaattCCTTTCTGTTTCTTTCAGAATCTTTATCATCCGGTcttatgttgaaaatacgttcacaAACATATGATGAAGCGTGATAACTATGCAACTTGTTATTATCTTGTTCTAAATTAGCCATTTTACATTTAAGCTCAGCAACTTCTTCAATATATGAATTTACAACTTGTTGTTTTACTACATACTGTTGTTTAAGTGTTTGTGATGTTTCAGGACATTGTGAAAGTctagattgaacaagtttcatttggCTTTCCACCGCTTCATATGTTTCTGTTGTAATATGATATGCAagttttattgaatcatattcctttttcatttcttgaaccACATTTTCTTTTTGCAAACGTTCTTCAGTCATTTCTGAACACTTTTGTTTCAAAATCTCATATTCTTTTTTAAAAACTTTACATTTTTTGTAAGCTTTTCATcattatttttcaaaactttttcgttTTCAAACATTTCTTTAGATTTATCTTTGAAAAGTTATTCAATTTTAGAAAATTCCATATCTCTGGTTCTGAATTTTTCATCCTTTTCCGTACAAGCTCTGCATATTTCCTCACATTTCTTGCACTGATCATTAGTTTTATTATCAATTTTATTTAACATTTTAGAAGATTCAGTTTGAGTAATTACCTCAGTTTTTGGCACCTTGGCTTCTTCTGTCGTCTGCTTCTGAACTTCTTCCATCACCTCTTGTTTTTTAGCAACAACTTCTTCTGCTGGCTTCTTCAGCTTCTCATCAGCTGTATTCTGACTTTCTTCACTAGCTGCTTCTTTTTTCTTCATCTCTTCATCCTTCTGTTCACCTTCACCATCATTTTTACCTGCTGTCTTCTTCAACTCGTCTACCATCTTCTCAACATTTTGCTTCATTCTCTCTTCGTCTCTCTTCTTTAAACTAGCTGTCATTACATCTCTGATTATCTTATTTAGTTTTTTGAGATAATCTTTATTTTATTCTATCTTCGAATAATATTCTCCAGATAGAGGAATAACTGCAAGTACATCATTGTAAACCACTTTGCTTGAATCAACAACCGGATCTCCTTTGTGATTGACGTAGCATTCTCACTTTTTGTCCCATCTACTCATTCTCCTAGCTTCATCGTACTCTCTTTGTATCTCATCTATTCTGTAATCTGTAAAATGTCTTTCTGTGTATGTTTTCTCTtgaagaatttcctcttttgtttTCACTTCAGCCACCATTGCAAACTTTTCTTTCAGTAGATACTTGTTCTAGTTAAACCCTTCGTCTTCTTGAATCATCACTAAAGCTTGTGTTCTTTCTTTTGATGATCCTCACCAATTTGCTTTAGATTTGATTTGGACAATTGCTCACTGTTTTTATGATAGAtagccttcttgtagtaatcatcatGAAATGGATTGACATGATCAGCTACTTCCGGTCGACACACTCTCTTTTGAAATAACCCTTTTGTTTGCATCTGAAACATGTGACTTTCGACTTGTCAAACCCTAGGTTTGTGTTTGAACCTTCAAGACACTGTCCGCCTGTTATCTCCATAAAACGTTGTGCTCTTCTAATgccactagccaaacaccatctGATATCAATGAGTTCCATCTCCTCCGAATCTATAtaatcataatcttcttttgtcatttCGGGATTTACAATTCTCCCTGCTACCAGACTCTCATATGACTCCAGAATTGATGCTAAGAAACTCATCTGTTGTTTAGCAGCATCGATACTCATCGTCGAATAATTTTTCAGCTTCAAAGCAATGTTGCAATGAATGTCATCAGGTTCTGCTGCGTTTGATGCTGTCGAGGAAGAATGATAACCTGGATCATAACTTGATGAGCTCTTATGTGAATCCTTTCACTTTTCGACGCTAAAAGCTATACCAATATTTAACGATTGATTGGTTGAAAGTAAGTTTCCTCGATAGTAAAGGCTCACATTTTGCTGATAAGTTGAATTGctgattttattatgtttttgcaATTCCAGCTCTTGTCCCTCATTCTGTTGATGTGCGTaaagtgtgatatatttttatgtatatttttagccctttttaaccactttagtcaagttttaaatttataaaacacgatatttactaacaccaaacacacatatgggcaagtgcacccatcgtgagcgtagtatagtgttggtaagataccgaggtcgtccaaggacacaagagattttaataccggtttatcctcaacgtctaatcaaatcaaaaatttagaaaaaggttttaaactagaaaataaaaactaaaatgctgaaaaataaaaataaaataaaaaacagatagaccagatgaatcacttggatccgactcgcctttaatgtaacctttgattatttccgcacttttgcactttttaagagattatctttgtTATTGTACtaggtccctcttttgaaggtgacgttaccctcaacctagtagtttgagtcagcaaggatacaatcctaaagggttggattattgaaagataattaattaagttattaatgcatattgtggtaggcccctcttttgaaggtgacgttaccctcggctaagtagtctaagtcagcagggatacagtcctaagtagtcgggttaaagttttaatagtagtttacatatgaggggattaaagagtttggacccccgccatccaataccattgggtattgaaggagatcctactaaatttgacctaggtccttgtaggatctatacactgaacaatggcaagactcttaccaaaccattcccttaacccccgaacaggtagccaacatatctccatatagaccgtggagatatgaatggtgtaaatcttttattttatatagacagtaaaataatgccaagacaccatggacaaatgataaggaagaatcaccttcaacatatatAACTAGTTATTAAACTCATTAATATCTAACTAAAcaaaaagtgcaaaaagattaaaaataaaaagtatacactaaatgcttgtcttcaccaagtgatgtaagaggcttaggcaaacatgacctttgattttcaagaactcttacgatcaatattggatcccgagactactcacacactctatgatggatgatggatgatggtgttggatgatggtgttgtggtgatGGTaaagtgtgggtgaagtgtgagagaggtggtgtgccaagggatgatttgcaagtgagccaagcacccctatttatagcctgaacagaagctcaggcacggccccgtgtccattgggcacggccccgtgtccatcccccttctctttcttcattaattgcagtttgtttgcattagttgaccacgcccccatgtccgctgggcacgaccccgtgtgcagaagcgtatctgtactatcaagatttccccagattctgcgaatcttagagttgaccatggccccgtgtccgctaggcacgcccccgtggtgggtgattgaagcttctacaactttgtcttttctgctgacacttgggcacgcccccatgctcattgagcacggggcgtgttcagccttttgttctcttgtttttgcgtgggaagatgctgtcgaggggtcgggcaagccacgtttattccttttcttgtatttatgttagatttagctgtctttttgcttcttttgttaatttgagctcatttaatcctgaaaatacaaaaggaagacaaaagcacactttttccaacattagtactaaaaaagggttagttttatgccacaattgatgtaatttatatgttgcattttgaacacatcaaatacccccaaacttgaatctttgcttgtcctcaagcaaaactctttataacgTGGCTTTTCACTCCCAAacggaatgggtagaagagaaggtttttgggcttgtcatagattgtcgggattccaagatttttattaggttttatttttattttatttacaatcctattcgtcatgatttatttaaaacattacaaaagataaattacttattagggcataacatgcctctttaaaattccatttatatacaggttcacatacctcacgggagatcactcaacactcggtcgaaaatgtatttttgtgaaacactcgagagcggcatggaacttactcctaccataaacTTGCCAAGCAGTCAAtcttcctcctttttaactatatacctttgtaattatcaagaggacttttggggtgaagggttaggcttgggttaaaggtaggtggttggggtagtagaaaagggcgaaaggcgtaaaaagcatcggttttcgtgagactttttatttttcataactttttattttgatgaagcaattcttcaaacaaatttgtttttgataacttgtttgtttatttttggcttcatcatcataatttttttttaagaaagtcataagaaaaaccgagctttgttactaaaataaagggtttaaaatgaaaaaggtttttggcgggtaaaagggtgtttgttttgggttaagaaatgaaaaggtttaggctcaaaggggttaactagggggattttgggtaggtggtaaaaaaaagaaaaataatggtgtcgaaataaaaagggttagtcctaatgcctccatcatttacttactcgggtttaagttagtaaggaccgggaatgtatcatcgtggcaagttctagagttgtaagaaaccaagcggctattcacacaagaaacgaaaaatgagcatttagtttaaagatatgtatttgtatgctcaataaaggctcaaaactcacttttgtgggaatgagtttttatgtgatcaagtatatataatcaaattttaactagatttgtcatgccgtttcataattttcttatgttggttctttttatcacgacgctatcggttgtaaatttgtaaaaacaacacctttttaaaacttgtaattctCAACTTAActcaagacaagtaaaaaattgcaaatttttcaaaaaaaattagggtgattagcggttccaatagaattttgtgtaaggcttgtgattAGGACATGCAAAAATTCAaggtttagcatccccccacacttaaattacacattgtcctcaatgtgtcccaaaaataagtttttaggttgattgaatgtgtaaaagtgtgtgaaaaagaaaaaatttatgttactgggcatctggacacggccccgtggtgtccgggcacggccccgtgttcagatcgcaAGTAACAGAAATtggtaaaaagaaacagaagcctgggcacgggggcgtgttcagcgagcacgccccgtgtccagttacctgaattGAGCATTTCCTGCAGATTgggcagcacggggccgtgttgggtgggcacggcctgtgctgaacttgctgtaacgaaGAAAAATTTTCGGGATGTTCTGTTTTTGCGCATGGGGTGTTGGTGTAAGTTTCCCGCGGTATCTTTCACCACCTTGAGTGTGTTTTATCGATAACAACATCATCCCAACACCAATTTAACTAAAACCATCATTTATAAAAATAACACATTACATAAAgtcctagaaaattaaaaacaaagcagaaaaaaataaaaaataaaagttaaaggtcctaaattagataggtcaagtgatacataaaatcATCCTAAGGAGTTCTACTTTTTTCATCAAAATTCCGGAAATAGCTTTCCGCTTTAAAATTTTAGTAGAACTCCGAGCCGAGAGGTGTTCCCTAGATGTtgtttaaagccattcttctatttcTCTAGGGAGGAAGAAGGCAGCTTCATTTTCCTCGACATCTTGCGGAGGGGGAGTAGTACCAACTAGGACCCCTTGTAGTACGTCGCGAGGGACCCCCTGGTGTATGGTGTACCATTCAGTAggtatgatgacttcaggcaccacgttccatgccctttgggtgatgattggtaccaaaggaggagatgcgtgaatgttcaacctttggtgcaaaaggttgacctctCGAAGACATCCTTCTAGTCCCACCGTTAAgtgattgatacggtcgaccaatgcttcttccacccccgtcatttcatcgaTAGCCTCTCTTaaagcgtaaacatagtttacaagagagtcctCCGCCGTCGGTGACCTTCTCCCCTGCCGGTTGTTCCTTGATTGCGATGAAGGTGTTCCGCTagttctgctcgccattctgaGAAAACAGACAGAAAATGTTgatgcactacgtctgtcgactacgtctttcatCGAGTCTTAGAGTGGTATAGGATAGACATGGtacgaaatcctagaaacatgtgattgtaaaggtttcgcttatagggcatagtctaggtttcgcttatatgtcaatgTATTAGGTTCGCTTGTATGGTCATGATGGTTCCGCTTATTAGTCACtgaagtagttccgcttatacgtcaTGTACGTATAAGAGAAACCTTTAGGCTATATATAGTGGTCCTTCAAGCGAAACTAAACATATAGTTAGaggtgttttcttccggtgagccacgaagtgctggcgaagtgctgtcagactttgtaattgttttcaagatcaatacaacagcaagttaaaagtgaatccagctgaaatagcaccaaatcattagtttccgcctcttgattcaGATAGGAATTCTTccgatcgactcaaacagggccgaacgcgatcctacaagtggtatcagagctcacgaggaggagttcttgccattttagctgcatttcatctatttttctacactttcttcaaacttttaaaaaattttcacggtaaaaccagctcaatttcacacagtgcactcggaatcatgtacTAGTAAACCCTTGAtagtttcagatctaaaatcaacCTAGAACTTAAGTTTTtaggggtttcgcttattcgtGCATGACATCAGCATGTTGTTTCGCTTCAGTGGCAGCTTGTTCCGCTTCCAAGTACATTGTTCCGCTTCAAATTACCAATTAGGTTCGCTTCAAGTGacaggttccgcttgaaaggtcCGCTTGAACAGATAGGTTCCGCTTGATAGATCCGCTTGTCTGGTCCGCTTCAGTGAACAATTGAGGTTTCGCTTGATAGTTTTGCTTTATCAGACATCAATAGTTCCGCTTGAACTGACATCTTGAAGGTTCCGCTTGTAGTGACAACAAATTAGTTTCGCTtgtctggtccgcttatttgaacaagtGGTTTCACTTAGTTGGTCaattgtagtttcgcttatttgactgTTGTGTAATTCTGTAAAAtttgaacaatggacaacgatttctataacgcctttgctagtcCGATCACAATGactcagaatgctttgattgaaaatgaaactggaacgtCTCAGAAgccgcctaaactcatggatattgatgattataatgtgtggtctgaacggtttggaaactgggtcgaggcttatcatctagatgcatgggaacatactgaagaaccatatgttatACCCGTTGCAAATGGTGCTCCGCaaacaattcgagaaatgagcactgatgataaaaagaaatatcgagatgagaaattgatggcgagtctgcttcagcaagcaataaaagaagatatcttgatattgcttcaacatgatggaactgcttagtcaatttggacagaattggaagcaaaattcattggaagtgatgatatgctcaaaaataagatgtctctcatgaagaaagaattcaatttattccgtggtttgaaaactgaaaacaccaagcagataattgatagatattgtaacttggtgagaaacatgtcaaaacttggaattaaaaaggatactgacgaattggttgaaaaacttgcagatgcgctaccacatgaaacatggggaaca contains the following coding sequences:
- the LOC110901686 gene encoding calponin homology domain-containing protein DDB_G0272472-like, with the translated sequence MVAEVKTKEEILQEKTYTERHFTDYRIDEIQREYDEARRMSRWDKKDVMTASLKKRDEERMKQNVEKMVDELKKTAGKNDGEGEQKDEEMKKKEAASEESQNTADEKLKKPAEEVVAKKQEVMEEVQKQTTEEAKVPKTECKKCEEICRACTEKDEKFRTRDMEFSKIE